The window GGCCACGACCGGCACCTTCGCCGTGTGCGGCCTCCCGCACATGGTCGAGGCCTACGCGCCGCTCCAGCTCCCGGGTTTCGCGAAGGTCGCGCCGCCGCACCCGTTCCGCGACCGCGGCGAGGGGACCGAGGCGGAGCTCGTGGAGCGGCGCGCCGCCGCGCTGCGCGAGGCCATCCTGCGCGAGGGCCCCGAGACCGTCTCGGCCGTGATCCTCGAGCCGATCCTGTCCTCGGGCGGCTTCATCATCCCGCCGCTCGGCTGGCTGCGCGCGGTGCGGGCGATCTGCGACGAGCTCGAGGTCCTGCTGATCGCCGACGAGGTCATCACGGGCTTCGGGCGCACGGGACGGTGGTTCGCGGTCGAGCACGAAGGCGTCGTGCCCGACCTCATGTCCGTGGCGAAGGGCATCACCTCCGGCTACATCCCGCTGTCGGCGAGCATCGCGCGGGAGCACCTCGCCGACGCGTTCCCCGACGACGCCACGGAGGAGAACGTCCATCCCAACACCTACGCGGCCCACCCCGTGGCCTGCGCGGCCGCACTGGCGAACCTCCGGATCATGGAGGTGGACGGTCTCGTCGAGAACGCCGAGAAGATGGGCGCGCGGTTCTGCGAGGGCCTGGGGGCGGCGCTCGGGCGCCAGGCAATCGTCGGCGACGTGCGCGGCCGCGGGCTCCTGGTCTGCGTGGACCTGGTCGAGCCCGACGGCTCCGGCCGGCCGCTCGACGCCAAGCGGGTCGCCGAAATCGACAGGAAGGCGTGGGACCGGGGGGCGATCGTCTACGCGCGGGGAACCGTCGTCAGGCTGGCGCCGCCGCTCTGCATCAGCCGCCAGGAGGTGGATGAGCTCGTCGGGATCGTGGCCGACAGCGTGGACGAGCTCGGACGGGAGCTCGCCGGCTGAGCGCTACCCCCGGCCGACGAACGGCATCTTCGTCGCCATGACCGTGAGGAACTGGACGTTCGCGTCCAAGGGCAGACCGGCCATCAGCACGACCGCGCGCGCGACGTTCTCGACGTCCATCGTGGGCTCCGGCACGACCGTCCCGTTCGGCTGCGGGACGCCTTTCTTCATCCGCTCCGTCATTGGCGTCGCGGCGTTGCCGATGTCGATCTGGCCGCAGGCGATGTCGTACTTCCGGCCGTCGAGGGAGGAGGCCTTGGTGAGGCCGGTGATCGCGTGCTTGGTCGAGGTGTAGGGAGACGAGTTGGGCCGCGGGGCGTGCGCCGAGATGGAGCCATTGTTGATGATGCGCCCGCCGCGGGGCTCCTGGCTCTTCATGATCTTGAACGCTTCCTGCGTGCAGAGGAACGCGCCGGTCAGGTTGGTGTCCACGACCGCCTTCCACTGCTCGTAGGTCAGGTCTTCGAGCGGGATGGCGGGCGCGCCGATCCCCGCGTTGTTGAACAGGACGTCGAGCCGGCCGAACGTGTCCTTCGTCCTGGCGAAGAGGGCGCGCACGGACGCGGGATCGCCCACGTCGGTCGGCACCACGAGAGCCCGCGCGCCGGACGGCTTCCCCTCCGCGGCCACGGCTTCCAGTGCCTCCTTGCGGCGCCCGGCGAGCGTGACCGCGTAGCCTTCCCGCATGAGCGCCAGCGCGACGGCCCTGCCGATGCCGCTTCCCGCGCCCGTGACGATCGCGACTTTCCCCGACGCGGCCATGGCGGTCACGACCTCCGGGCGAGGGGCCCGCGGAGCAGGCGGCCGGGGAGGGCCCCGGTGTGCTCGCCGTCCCGCAGGAGGACCTCGCCGTTGACGACGGTGGCGGCGATGCCGCGCGTCTTCTGGATCAGCCGCTTGGCCCCGGCCGGCAGGTCGTGGACCACCTGGGGCATCTCGGGCGCGATGGTGTCGGGATCGAACACCATCAGGTCGGCCGCCATGCCTTCGCGGATGAGGCCGCGGTCGGCGAAGCCCCAGTACGTGGCGGGGACGAGCGTCAGCATGCGGATCGCCTGCTCGAGCGTGAACGCCTGCTTCGTCCGCACCCAGTGGCTGAGCAGGTGCGTCTGGAGCGAGCTGTCCATGAGCTGCGAGACGTGCGCGCCGGAGTCGGAGAACGTCACCACCGCGCGGGGCAGCCGCATGATCTCGAGCGCGACGTCCTGGTCCTCGTTCGCGATCGGCTGCAGGAAGAAGAGGTCGAGGTCCTTCTCGAGCGCGAGGTCGATCATCGCCTCGACGGGGTCGCAGCGCCGCTCCTGCGCGATCTCCGCCACCGAGCGGTGCGGGCCCTCCACCGTGTCCATCACGAAGAGCCACTCGTAGACGGCCGCGCGCGCCTCGGTGCCGCGCGGCTGGCCCTCGAAG is drawn from Candidatus Methylomirabilota bacterium and contains these coding sequences:
- a CDS encoding SDR family oxidoreductase, yielding MAASGKVAIVTGAGSGIGRAVALALMREGYAVTLAGRRKEALEAVAAEGKPSGARALVVPTDVGDPASVRALFARTKDTFGRLDVLFNNAGIGAPAIPLEDLTYEQWKAVVDTNLTGAFLCTQEAFKIMKSQEPRGGRIINNGSISAHAPRPNSSPYTSTKHAITGLTKASSLDGRKYDIACGQIDIGNAATPMTERMKKGVPQPNGTVVPEPTMDVENVARAVVLMAGLPLDANVQFLTVMATKMPFVGRG
- a CDS encoding aspartate aminotransferase family protein, which encodes MTGADTIRHLWTHKTQDHPWLADEDLVIDRAEGVWVWTQRGKKLMDGFAGLAVVNVGHGRREIAEAIAEQTIRLAYYPTTRQFSNRPAAELAAKLAALTPGDLKYTLFAVSGSEANERSMQIARHYWLARGRAGKHKVLALEGGYHGATTGTFAVCGLPHMVEAYAPLQLPGFAKVAPPHPFRDRGEGTEAELVERRAAALREAILREGPETVSAVILEPILSSGGFIIPPLGWLRAVRAICDELEVLLIADEVITGFGRTGRWFAVEHEGVVPDLMSVAKGITSGYIPLSASIAREHLADAFPDDATEENVHPNTYAAHPVACAAALANLRIMEVDGLVENAEKMGARFCEGLGAALGRQAIVGDVRGRGLLVCVDLVEPDGSGRPLDAKRVAEIDRKAWDRGAIVYARGTVVRLAPPLCISRQEVDELVGIVADSVDELGRELAG